Proteins encoded together in one Chitinophaga sp. LS1 window:
- a CDS encoding zinc ribbon domain-containing protein yields MATVNKDYSVEEKLVSVLRLQKMDSRLDEIQVLKGELPMEVKDLEDEIEGLNTRLAHVEDEIRGIQDFITNKKNQIKESEALIKKYEKQQDNVKNNREFEAITKELEMQSLEIKLAEKHIRDANDEVKDKSRNLESAKKAIADKESNLKHKKGELEKIIGETEKEEKAFYKQSEDARAKVEPRLLAAYEKIRKNYRNGLAVATVVRDSCGGCFNAIPPQRQAEIRQRKKIIICEHCGRVLVDNDLEATVTI; encoded by the coding sequence ATGGCTACTGTAAATAAAGATTACTCCGTAGAGGAAAAATTGGTGTCTGTACTTAGACTACAGAAGATGGACTCCAGACTGGATGAGATCCAGGTGTTGAAGGGGGAGTTGCCGATGGAAGTTAAAGATCTGGAAGACGAGATCGAAGGGTTAAACACACGTCTGGCCCATGTTGAAGACGAAATCCGTGGCATTCAGGACTTCATAACCAACAAGAAGAACCAGATTAAGGAGTCAGAAGCGCTGATTAAGAAATACGAGAAGCAACAGGATAACGTAAAGAATAACCGTGAGTTCGAAGCTATCACCAAGGAACTGGAAATGCAGTCCCTGGAAATCAAGCTGGCTGAGAAACACATTCGCGATGCAAATGATGAGGTAAAGGACAAGAGCCGTAACCTGGAATCTGCAAAGAAAGCGATTGCTGATAAAGAATCGAACCTGAAACACAAGAAAGGTGAGCTGGAAAAGATCATCGGTGAAACTGAAAAAGAAGAGAAAGCTTTCTACAAACAAAGCGAAGATGCGCGTGCAAAAGTAGAACCCCGCCTGCTGGCAGCTTACGAAAAAATCCGTAAGAACTACCGTAACGGTCTGGCAGTAGCTACTGTAGTTCGTGATTCCTGCGGTGGTTGCTTTAATGCAATTCCTCCTCAGCGTCAGGCGGAAATCCGTCAGCGCAAGAAGATCATCATCTGCGAACATTGCGGTCGCGTGCTGGTAGACAATGATCTGGAAGCAACTGTGACTATTTAA
- a CDS encoding carboxypeptidase M32, translating to MTTQSSGELYASYKTKMQQIADIRNAIAVLGWDQETYLPEKGAAFRGQQITTLSSMAHELFTEDKLGELLTTLHARQDMDIIATKNIALSLEDYEKNKKYPASFVAELSTTTNECYHAWIKARKANDYKIFEPVLAKMVALKKQEADILGYNGHPYNALLNEYEKGANTSMLDTIFADVKAALAPLLKHIESKPQVNKDFLHLHYDRNAQWAFGIELLKAMGYDMNAGRQDISEHPFTTSFNPQDVRVTTRIDEKDFGNMTWSCIHEGGHALYEQGLPVDGYGLPSGEAASLGIHESQSRLWENNVGRSLPFWQHHYAALQARFPDNLQKVSLDDFYKAINQVRPSLIRTEADELTYHFHVMIRYEIEKGLLDGTYSTKDLDEVWNKYYKEYLHVDVPDDNQGVLQDIHWSHGSFGYFPTYSLGSLYAAQFFIAAQKQIPGLIEQITKGDYKQLLTWLRDEIHHHGRYYTSNELCEKVTGEPLAFKYFLDYATEKYHHIYNV from the coding sequence ATGACGACACAATCTTCGGGTGAATTGTACGCCTCGTACAAAACGAAAATGCAACAGATCGCCGATATACGCAATGCGATTGCTGTGTTGGGATGGGATCAGGAAACTTACCTGCCTGAAAAAGGAGCCGCCTTTCGCGGGCAACAGATCACCACTCTCAGTTCTATGGCGCACGAGCTATTTACTGAAGATAAACTGGGTGAATTACTGACCACCCTGCATGCCCGTCAGGATATGGACATCATTGCTACTAAGAATATCGCCCTCTCCCTCGAGGACTATGAAAAGAATAAAAAGTACCCAGCCAGTTTTGTAGCTGAGTTATCTACTACGACCAATGAATGCTACCATGCATGGATCAAGGCAAGAAAAGCAAACGACTACAAGATCTTTGAACCCGTGCTGGCGAAAATGGTTGCGCTCAAAAAGCAGGAGGCAGACATACTGGGATATAACGGGCATCCCTACAATGCACTGCTGAATGAATATGAAAAAGGGGCGAATACCTCCATGCTGGATACCATCTTTGCTGATGTAAAAGCAGCACTGGCTCCTTTATTAAAGCACATCGAATCAAAACCACAAGTCAATAAAGACTTCCTGCACCTGCACTACGACCGTAATGCACAATGGGCATTTGGGATTGAACTCCTGAAAGCCATGGGGTATGATATGAACGCCGGCAGACAGGATATTTCAGAACATCCGTTTACCACCAGCTTCAACCCACAGGATGTAAGGGTCACTACCCGTATCGATGAAAAGGATTTTGGGAACATGACCTGGAGCTGTATCCACGAAGGTGGCCATGCCCTGTACGAACAGGGGTTGCCTGTAGATGGCTATGGACTACCATCCGGCGAAGCTGCGAGTTTAGGTATCCACGAATCACAGTCAAGGCTGTGGGAGAACAATGTAGGTCGCAGCCTTCCTTTCTGGCAGCATCACTATGCAGCTTTGCAGGCACGCTTTCCGGACAACCTGCAAAAAGTATCGCTGGATGATTTCTATAAAGCCATCAACCAGGTACGACCTTCCCTGATACGTACCGAAGCCGATGAACTGACTTATCATTTCCATGTAATGATCCGGTATGAAATTGAAAAGGGATTACTGGATGGCACCTATTCTACCAAAGACCTGGATGAGGTCTGGAATAAATATTACAAGGAGTACCTGCATGTAGATGTACCTGATGATAATCAAGGAGTATTGCAGGATATTCACTGGTCACATGGTAGCTTCGGTTACTTCCCCACTTATTCACTGGGTAGTTTGTACGCCGCACAGTTTTTCATCGCTGCCCAAAAGCAGATACCGGGATTGATTGAGCAGATTACAAAAGGAGATTATAAGCAGTTACTCACATGGTTACGTGATGAAATCCACCACCACGGCAGGTATTACACCAGCAATGAATTGTGTGAAAAAGTAACGGGAGAACCACTGGCGTTTAAATACTTCCTGGATTACGCTACAGAAAAGTATCACCACATTTATAATGTATAA
- a CDS encoding PKD domain-containing protein, which translates to MKHQRLSLFVRTWYAVAYTCVMVLLSAFSVQAQNTAAFTADNFTGCGTAYVQFINQSTTGGTASWDFGDGGAKSILWNPTRSFTKPGTYTVTLTVTFADGTKGTATHTVNVYKKPTAQFTTDVTSGCTPLPVKFTDQSTAGDGTISSVNWDFGDGNGATGSTANYTYNVGGDYSATTIVTNSYGCTNSYSQIIHANATPQTAFTSNTQGSCKAPLNVTFTNNTTINTTGNPGITYLWNFGDGSTSSDMNPIHTYTAEGKYTVTLTATSADGCSQTLTQTEYIQIATIAADFTIAESLCKGTTLHFTNTTQPAPQTATWTFSDGDVQNTIDAVKTFNTTGTYTVTLQALTQDGCQANVTKTFTISDIPTATITAAPITACAVPANVSFTGVTTGATSWEWDFNDGTSSTVQNLTHTYTAEGSYTVSLQASNAAGCTTTTYQTISVQKPILSIDGLPNGCVPLDDTFTPIVATADPVVSWSWDFGDGSTSTAKIPTHTFTAQGDYIVTLTITTQGGCTQTATFPVQVGTPVAVDFTVDQTTGCQPTIFHFTNTSVPAGTAWEWTFEESGNTGNGSSSLEDPTYVWTSIGTHTVILTVINNGCRQTLTKTDLITIYPPSAAFLVQTVNCANIYSRTFTDKSDFGTSTTKLWNWDFGDGTSSTAQSPTHVYTAGGTYTVTLTVDNGSCQSVYKTTVTIIDETPKIYSDVTTICKNGTVNFAMDPVTASHFASYLWNFGDGNTYNAPAQGPIGYVYPTPGDYTASLVLTDVYGCLHTSNTIPISVNGANAKFSIDTKQCRNVPVSFTDQSTTKTGNTIVSWTWDYGDGSTPETYTTAPTNITHTYSAINDYPVTLTVKDNTGCEDSYTATVRIANMIAAFGGPDSIACLNTPYQFSNSSITTPLTYQWDFGDGTTSTDATPAHTYTLPGKYTVSLIIANTTGCSDTITTVDYLRVPDPIADFSFPPVAADVCPPVKIQFTNLSSDYVSSAWSFGDVSSSTEQDPLHNYIKPGTFDITLTVYSQGGCASAVAGPKTISIAGPNGSFTVAPETGCYPLTVTMNANSTAAIKYIWDFGDGHSATTTTPTSPSYTYPQEGVYYPVVLLEDDRGCRVAADGDSKVIADKVAANFGTDVTQACDGGTVFFTDSSSSVSSELGMAMTYAWDFGVTTKTDDVSTDQTPSYIYDAPGTYNVKLTTTSFYGCVSTIEKAIVVEPKPVAVIDTLGPLCTGATMQLVGHETKNIPDTKWSWQILGQNYLVQTPPATTFNQAGDQLITLTITTASGICSSTATRTVSVLDYPALNPNPASASICRGASITLNANTDAGVTINWTDYKINDIHSTSPVVSPEIDTTYHVSVVNAAGCKVEGDVPVMVSQPFQVTATDTFICKGGSAQLHASGATSYSWSPATGLSNAAGQNPMAYPDTTTTYTVTGYGKDACFTSQATALVTVHALPVVNAGPDLTLATGNSYLIPTTGSADITNIEWWPVNYLDCVDCLQPTATPKTTTTYTVTATNTYGCKGVDDITIKMVCESGNTWLPNTFTPNGDGQNDIFYIRGKGIKTVKSWRIYNRWGQLVFERTNFGVEDITSGWDGKVKGVLVNPDVFVYVAEVVCDTNEDFTLKGNVMLLR; encoded by the coding sequence ATGAAACACCAACGCCTAAGCCTTTTTGTCCGCACCTGGTATGCTGTTGCATACACGTGTGTAATGGTCCTGCTCTCTGCCTTCAGCGTCCAGGCACAAAACACAGCAGCATTTACTGCTGATAATTTTACAGGATGTGGGACTGCCTATGTACAATTTATTAATCAGTCTACTACAGGAGGCACAGCTTCCTGGGATTTTGGGGATGGAGGAGCCAAATCGATACTCTGGAACCCAACCCGATCCTTTACTAAACCTGGTACATACACTGTAACTCTTACAGTTACGTTTGCAGACGGTACTAAAGGGACCGCTACCCATACTGTAAATGTATATAAAAAACCAACAGCACAGTTTACTACTGATGTTACCAGTGGTTGTACACCTTTACCTGTTAAATTTACAGACCAGTCTACCGCAGGTGATGGTACGATTAGTAGTGTGAACTGGGATTTTGGGGATGGTAACGGAGCTACGGGTAGTACTGCTAACTATACTTATAATGTAGGAGGCGACTATTCTGCTACGACTATCGTGACCAATAGCTATGGTTGTACCAATAGCTATTCACAGATTATTCATGCGAACGCTACCCCTCAGACAGCATTTACCAGCAATACCCAGGGTAGCTGTAAAGCGCCGCTGAACGTTACTTTTACTAACAATACGACGATCAATACCACTGGAAATCCGGGCATTACGTACCTCTGGAACTTTGGAGACGGTAGTACCAGCAGCGACATGAACCCGATTCATACGTACACGGCAGAAGGAAAATACACCGTTACGCTAACGGCTACTTCCGCGGATGGATGTTCACAAACGCTCACACAAACGGAGTATATCCAGATCGCTACGATCGCAGCGGACTTTACTATAGCAGAGAGTCTTTGTAAGGGAACGACTCTCCATTTTACCAATACTACTCAGCCAGCTCCGCAGACCGCTACCTGGACTTTTTCAGATGGCGATGTGCAAAATACAATTGACGCAGTCAAGACTTTTAATACTACTGGTACCTATACGGTCACATTACAGGCACTGACACAGGATGGTTGTCAGGCAAATGTGACAAAGACTTTCACCATCTCGGATATTCCTACAGCTACGATTACCGCAGCACCCATTACCGCATGTGCCGTTCCTGCCAATGTGAGCTTTACGGGTGTAACCACCGGTGCTACCAGCTGGGAATGGGATTTTAACGATGGTACTTCTTCTACTGTACAAAATCTTACACATACTTATACTGCCGAAGGCAGTTATACCGTTTCCCTGCAAGCCAGCAATGCTGCGGGTTGTACAACAACCACCTACCAAACCATCTCTGTACAGAAACCAATTCTGAGTATAGATGGTTTACCAAATGGTTGTGTGCCGTTGGATGATACCTTCACTCCTATCGTGGCTACTGCCGATCCGGTAGTCAGCTGGTCATGGGATTTTGGCGATGGCAGCACTTCTACAGCAAAGATACCGACACATACTTTCACCGCACAAGGTGATTATATCGTTACCTTAACGATTACTACACAGGGTGGTTGTACGCAGACCGCTACTTTCCCGGTGCAGGTGGGCACACCAGTGGCAGTAGATTTCACAGTAGATCAAACAACTGGTTGTCAACCAACTATTTTCCATTTCACTAATACATCTGTTCCTGCGGGTACTGCATGGGAATGGACTTTCGAGGAATCAGGCAATACCGGCAATGGTTCTTCTTCTCTGGAAGATCCGACTTATGTATGGACAAGCATCGGTACACATACGGTGATACTAACGGTTATCAATAATGGTTGCCGGCAGACACTCACCAAAACGGATCTGATCACTATCTATCCGCCATCTGCTGCATTCCTTGTACAAACAGTGAATTGTGCGAATATCTACTCCCGTACTTTCACCGATAAATCTGACTTTGGTACAAGTACGACTAAATTATGGAACTGGGATTTCGGCGATGGTACGTCTTCTACCGCCCAGAGTCCAACACATGTGTATACTGCAGGTGGTACATATACTGTGACGCTCACAGTCGATAATGGTAGCTGTCAGTCAGTATACAAAACGACAGTGACCATCATTGATGAAACACCCAAGATCTATTCAGATGTCACTACCATTTGTAAAAATGGTACCGTGAATTTCGCCATGGATCCCGTAACGGCCAGCCATTTCGCCAGCTACCTGTGGAACTTTGGCGATGGTAATACTTACAATGCACCGGCACAGGGCCCTATCGGTTATGTATATCCCACACCTGGCGATTATACGGCCAGCCTGGTGCTGACAGATGTATACGGTTGTCTGCACACTTCCAATACGATTCCGATTTCTGTGAATGGCGCAAATGCGAAATTCAGCATTGATACCAAACAGTGTAGAAATGTTCCGGTGAGCTTTACTGATCAATCTACTACCAAGACAGGTAATACCATTGTATCCTGGACATGGGATTATGGAGATGGCAGCACTCCGGAGACTTACACTACTGCACCTACCAATATCACACATACTTATTCAGCGATCAATGACTACCCTGTTACACTGACCGTAAAAGACAATACCGGTTGTGAAGACAGTTATACAGCAACTGTACGTATTGCAAATATGATTGCGGCATTTGGTGGTCCGGACAGCATTGCATGTCTGAATACTCCATATCAGTTCTCTAACTCATCCATTACAACACCACTCACTTACCAGTGGGACTTTGGTGATGGCACGACCAGTACAGATGCGACTCCTGCACATACTTATACATTGCCAGGCAAGTATACGGTATCGCTGATCATAGCTAACACTACTGGTTGTAGCGATACGATCACTACTGTTGACTACCTGCGTGTACCTGACCCGATTGCTGACTTCAGCTTCCCGCCGGTAGCGGCTGATGTATGTCCGCCAGTAAAAATTCAGTTTACCAACCTCTCCTCTGATTATGTAAGTTCTGCATGGAGCTTTGGAGACGTGAGTAGTTCTACAGAACAGGATCCGCTGCATAACTATATTAAGCCAGGTACATTTGATATCACACTCACAGTTTATTCACAGGGTGGTTGTGCGAGCGCGGTAGCAGGACCAAAAACTATTTCTATCGCCGGACCAAATGGTAGCTTCACTGTTGCACCTGAAACAGGATGTTATCCACTGACGGTGACGATGAATGCCAATTCTACTGCGGCTATTAAATATATCTGGGACTTTGGCGATGGTCATTCAGCCACCACCACTACACCGACTTCTCCATCTTACACTTATCCACAGGAAGGTGTGTATTACCCGGTTGTATTGCTGGAAGATGACAGAGGTTGTCGCGTAGCGGCAGATGGTGATTCAAAAGTAATTGCTGATAAAGTGGCGGCTAACTTTGGTACGGATGTTACCCAGGCTTGTGATGGTGGTACTGTATTCTTCACCGATTCATCCAGCAGCGTTTCTTCAGAACTGGGTATGGCTATGACCTATGCATGGGATTTTGGTGTCACTACCAAAACTGATGATGTGAGTACAGATCAGACACCTTCTTATATATATGATGCGCCAGGTACTTACAATGTGAAACTGACAACGACCAGTTTTTATGGTTGTGTGAGCACTATCGAAAAAGCGATTGTGGTAGAACCTAAACCAGTAGCGGTGATCGATACACTGGGGCCATTGTGTACAGGTGCGACTATGCAGCTAGTGGGTCATGAAACTAAGAATATACCTGATACCAAATGGAGCTGGCAGATACTGGGACAAAACTATTTAGTACAAACACCACCTGCTACCACCTTTAACCAGGCAGGAGATCAGTTAATTACACTGACGATCACTACTGCCAGCGGTATTTGTAGCAGCACAGCTACGAGAACGGTGAGTGTATTAGATTATCCTGCACTGAATCCGAACCCGGCGAGCGCCAGCATTTGCCGTGGTGCTTCTATCACACTCAATGCAAATACAGATGCCGGTGTGACTATCAACTGGACAGATTATAAGATCAATGATATTCATAGTACAAGTCCGGTAGTTAGTCCGGAAATAGATACGACCTATCATGTATCAGTGGTAAATGCAGCAGGTTGTAAGGTGGAGGGAGATGTACCGGTTATGGTTTCTCAACCATTCCAGGTAACTGCTACAGATACCTTTATATGTAAAGGTGGTTCTGCACAACTGCATGCATCAGGTGCGACTTCTTATTCCTGGTCTCCTGCTACAGGGTTGAGCAATGCTGCGGGTCAGAACCCGATGGCTTACCCGGATACGACCACTACTTATACGGTGACAGGATATGGTAAGGACGCCTGCTTTACTTCGCAGGCGACAGCGTTGGTAACTGTACATGCGTTGCCGGTAGTGAATGCAGGTCCGGATCTGACATTGGCTACAGGTAACAGTTACCTGATTCCGACTACAGGTAGTGCTGATATTACTAACATTGAATGGTGGCCGGTGAATTACCTGGATTGTGTAGACTGTCTGCAACCTACAGCTACACCAAAGACGACGACGACTTATACTGTAACGGCGACGAATACATATGGCTGTAAGGGTGTGGATGATATCACCATCAAGATGGTATGTGAATCAGGCAATACCTGGCTGCCAAATACCTTTACACCTAATGGCGATGGACAGAATGATATCTTCTACATCAGAGGTAAGGGGATCAAAACCGTAAAATCATGGAGAATATATAACCGTTGGGGACAACTTGTATTTGAGCGGACAAACTTTGGCGTAGAAGACATTACAAGTGGATGGGATGGAAAAGTGAAAGGCGTACTTGTGAACCCGGATGTGTTTGTATATGTAGCCGAGGTAGTGTGCGATACAAATGAAGACTTTACCCTGAAAGGTAACGTGATGCTGTTACGTTAA
- a CDS encoding Nif3-like dinuclear metal center hexameric protein gives MKIKDITAAIAAFAPLQYQESYDNAGLLFGSGDWEVTGILLSLDTTEAVVDEAISKGCNLIVAHHPIVFGGLKKINGNNYVERVAIKAIKHDIAIYAAHTNLDNVRNGVCEMMGQRLSLKNTRVLAPKKELLRKLYTFVPHESAENVRSALFAAGAGHIGAYSECSFNGAGEGTFKAGAGTQPYVGEVGSRHLEAETKIEVIFPLYLEQYVIKALLASHPYEEVAYDVVKLENEYSQVGSGLIGELEAPMDEMTFLKFVKQQFDTGCVRYTPLRNKPIKRVALCGGAGSFLLKRAIGAGADAYISADFKYHEFFDAENQIVIADVGHFESEQFTVDLFFHILTEKFPNFAPLKSTIRTNPVNYL, from the coding sequence ATGAAAATTAAAGATATCACAGCGGCCATCGCCGCATTTGCACCATTACAATACCAGGAAAGCTATGACAATGCCGGTTTACTCTTCGGCAGTGGCGACTGGGAGGTAACAGGGATACTGCTCTCCCTGGATACGACAGAAGCGGTGGTAGACGAGGCGATCAGCAAGGGGTGCAACCTGATCGTGGCCCATCATCCCATTGTATTTGGTGGCCTGAAAAAGATAAATGGCAATAATTACGTAGAGCGGGTGGCTATCAAAGCTATCAAGCATGACATCGCTATATATGCAGCTCATACCAACCTGGACAATGTGAGAAATGGGGTCTGTGAGATGATGGGGCAGCGGCTGAGCCTGAAAAATACCCGGGTATTAGCGCCTAAAAAGGAGTTATTAAGAAAATTATACACCTTTGTACCGCATGAATCTGCCGAAAATGTCAGGTCTGCATTATTTGCAGCCGGTGCCGGACATATTGGCGCATACAGTGAATGTAGCTTTAATGGGGCAGGAGAGGGAACTTTTAAAGCGGGAGCGGGCACCCAGCCTTATGTTGGGGAGGTCGGAAGCCGCCATTTAGAAGCAGAAACGAAGATCGAGGTTATTTTTCCCTTATATTTGGAACAATATGTGATCAAGGCTCTTTTAGCCAGCCATCCTTATGAAGAAGTGGCCTACGATGTGGTGAAACTCGAAAACGAGTACTCACAGGTTGGGTCCGGTCTGATAGGAGAGCTGGAAGCGCCGATGGACGAGATGACATTTTTAAAGTTCGTGAAGCAGCAGTTCGATACCGGTTGCGTCCGGTATACCCCACTCAGGAACAAGCCAATTAAAAGGGTGGCACTCTGCGGAGGAGCCGGAAGTTTCCTCCTGAAAAGGGCAATTGGAGCTGGCGCCGATGCATATATTTCGGCTGACTTTAAATATCATGAGTTTTTTGACGCTGAAAATCAAATAGTTATAGCGGATGTTGGACATTTCGAGAGCGAGCAGTTTACGGTTGACTTATTTTTTCATATATTGACTGAAAAATTCCCTAATTTTGCGCCTCTTAAATCTACCATTCGAACAAACCCGGTAAATTATTTATAA
- a CDS encoding rhodanese-like domain-containing protein → MSTAVYAQNNNVVKPDVFQTGIKQSGVQVFDVRTLAEYSSGHLPHAMQADFTHDEEFNERIKYLNKEQPVYVYCLSGPRSNAAAKKMREAGFANVVELDGGLTAWKQAGLAVEGGVNTPQLTLIDFTGKVSEGDVLIYISADWCPPCQKMEPVVAAYLKANAGVKLLKVDGSKDTNVIKTLGATTLPTFILYKEGQEVWRKTGIVELN, encoded by the coding sequence GTGAGTACTGCTGTATATGCGCAGAATAACAATGTGGTAAAACCTGACGTATTTCAGACAGGAATTAAACAATCGGGTGTACAGGTATTTGATGTACGTACCTTGGCAGAGTACAGTAGTGGGCACCTCCCGCATGCTATGCAGGCTGACTTTACACATGACGAAGAATTTAATGAGAGAATAAAATACTTGAATAAGGAGCAGCCTGTATATGTGTATTGCCTGAGTGGACCGCGTAGTAATGCCGCCGCAAAGAAAATGCGCGAAGCCGGATTCGCAAATGTTGTAGAACTGGACGGTGGTCTGACTGCCTGGAAACAGGCGGGTCTTGCAGTTGAAGGAGGCGTAAATACCCCTCAGCTTACACTGATCGACTTTACCGGTAAGGTCTCTGAAGGAGATGTATTAATCTATATAAGCGCTGATTGGTGTCCTCCCTGTCAAAAGATGGAGCCAGTAGTAGCTGCTTATTTAAAAGCAAATGCAGGTGTAAAGCTGTTAAAAGTAGACGGTAGTAAAGACACGAACGTGATTAAAACACTAGGTGCTACTACCTTACCTACATTTATCCTGTACAAAGAAGGACAGGAAGTCTGGAGAAAAACAGGCATCGTAGAATTAAACTAA